The Heterodontus francisci isolate sHetFra1 unplaced genomic scaffold, sHetFra1.hap1 HAP1_SCAFFOLD_319, whole genome shotgun sequence genome includes a window with the following:
- the LOC137366184 gene encoding probable G-protein coupled receptor 139: LTIGILTQRKCGLSKSVTRYLVAMSAADLLVIILDLILRHIPIVYWEQFQFLWSIPVCNIHAVLLYTATDCSVWFTVTFTFDRFVAICCQKLKCKYCSEKTAAVALGTVTVLSCLKNTFWYFMLSDWYWLGNLPWFCSVTGDVQMSRVWVSIEFLHHILTPGLPFVVILLLNALTVRHIFVSSRARRRLRAHSTGEIRRDAQMESRRKSIILLLVISANFILLWTALMVLSIWTRMWNLTSVSVSARPPHILQEFGLMLQLLSCCTNTAIYAVTQTQFREQLKNVLKYPFTQLLN; encoded by the coding sequence ctgacgattgggatcctgactcagaggaagtgcggtctctccaaatctgtcactcgctacctggtggccatgtcagcggcggatctgctggtcattatcctggacctgatattgagacacattcccattgtttattgggaacagtttcagttcctgtggtccatccccgtgtgtaatatccacgccgtcctgctttacacagccacagactgttctgtctggttcactgtcactttcacctttgatcgatttgttgctatttgttgccagaagctgaaatgtaaatattgcagtgagaaaacggctgctgtggctctgggaacagtgactgtgctgagctgtttaaagaacaccttctggtattttatgttatcaGATTGGTATTGGCTGGGGAACCTCCCCTGGTTTTGTTCTGTAACAGGGGATGTTCAGATGTCTCGTGTCTGGGTATCAATCGAATtcctccatcacattctaaccccggggctcccatttgtggtgattctgctgctcaatgctctcaccgtcagacacatcttTGTGAGCAGCAgagcacgcaggagactccgggctcacagcactgGGGAGATTCGCCGAGACGcacagatggagagccgaaggaaatccatcattttactgctagttatctcggccaatttcattcTGTTGTGGACAGCATTAATGGTGCTTTCCATATGGACACGGATGTGGAATTTGACTTCGGTGTCTGTGTCTGCACGTCCACCTCATATTCTGCAGGAATTTGGCttgatgctgcagctcctgagttgctgcacaaacactgcgatttatgccgtgacccagactcagttcagagagcagttgaagaatgtgctgaaatatccctttacccaGTTGTTGAACTAA